One Marasmius oreades isolate 03SP1 chromosome 2, whole genome shotgun sequence DNA segment encodes these proteins:
- a CDS encoding uncharacterized protein (BUSCO:EOG092651OF) has translation MYPKLVALDTDWTLFWGWLNVNEWGKGPGAYVPTEDNIEKRNYWEIQDRTNHSRACGMFADVPKIIQDILKNGAKLAIVSRNTSKAMCDRALWHWTIQDHHGKDKRVIELVKFDEVYDADKTTHFRRIKGWTNFDYSDMILYDDEAINNTVEMMLGVTFQVSRDQKGLTWDNYQEGLDVWRRTKAIHSPWRGTALNSYPKRKLIGFSGMDMGTIQQLEAGGRRTDRKEAARWGFAMYVADEPRVAIWFNQWIKTYFPGVATAVCAIYARDGDIWDRMNKIWVPDSRNDLKQNRTSDFMLGWSEEDRNRQVRQWGVKRPYVLFSRHPNMGGTFPVAGRFNELVIYPQVQENLILAVRMSDNELRSASNVYYEGKIREWNITIPQETRNDFAINRENIG, from the exons ATGTACCCAAAACTCGTCGCTCTTGATACAGA CTGGACCCTCTTTTGGGGTTGGCTCAACGTCAACGAATGGGGTAAGGGTCCGGGTGCGTATGTCCCTACAGAAGACAACATCGAGAAGAGGAACTATTGGGAAATTCAAGACCGAAC CAATCACAGCAGAGCCTGCGGCATGTTTGCTGATGTGCCGAAGATAATACAGGATATCTTGAAGAACGGGGCAAAACTGGCCATTGTCTCTCGGAATACGAGCAAAGCCAT GTGTGACAGGGCCCTTTGGCACTGGACTATCCAGGATCACCATGGGAAAGACAAGCGGGTCATCGAGCTCGTTAAGTTTGACGAAGTGTACGATG CCGATAAAACGACCCACTTCCGTAGGATCAAGGGCTGGACAAACTTTGACTATTCCGACATG ATCCTCTACGACGATGAGGCGATTAACAACACCGTTGAGATGATGCTCG GCGTGACTTTTCAGGTTTCGCGAGATCAAAAGGGTCTGACCTGGGACAACTATCAGGAGGGACTGGATGTATGGCGACGAACCAAAGCTATCCACAGCCCATGGCGTGGAACAGCCTTGAACAGTTACCCCAAGAGAAAGCTcattggattttcggggatGGACATGGGAACTATCCAACAACTTGAAGCTGGAGGGAGACGAACCGATAGGAAAGAAGCTGCGAGATGGGGCTTTGCCATGTATGTGGCGGACGAACCTCGGGT GGCAATCTGGTTCAACCAGTGGATCAAAACTTACTTCCCCGGGGTCGCAACCGCGGTTTGTGCTATCTACGCTCGAGATGGGGATATATGGGATCGAATGAATAAG ATTTGGGTGCCTGACAGTCGCAACGATCTCAAGCAAAACAGGACGTCAGATTTCATGCTCGGCTGGAGCGAGGAGGATCGAAATCGTCAAGTAAGGCAGTGGGGGGTGAAGAGGCCCTATGTCCTCTTCTCGCGACATCCGAACATGGGCGGGACCTTTCCCGTGGCCGGACGGTTTAACGAACTTGTGATTTATCCACAGGTTCAGGAAAACCTGATCTTGGCGGTCCGCATGTCAGACAATGAACTGAGGTCTGCGAGCAATGTCTATTATGAAGGGAAGATTCGTGAGTGGAACATAACGATTCCTCAAGAAACCCGAAACGACTTTGCGATAAACCGTGAAAACATCGGCTGA
- a CDS encoding uncharacterized protein (BUSCO:EOG092651OF) — MYPKLVALDTDWTLFWGWLNVNEWGKGPGAYSPTEDNIEKRNYWEIQDRTNHSRACGMYADVPKIIQDILKNGAKLAIVSRNTSKAMCDRALWHWTVQDQHGNDKRLIELVNFDEVYDADKTTHFRKIKGWTNFDYSDMILFDDEAINNTVEMMLGVTFHVSRDQKGLTWQNYREGLDIWQRTKAIHSPWHGTTLNSYPKRKLIGFSGMDMGTIRQLEAGGRRTDRKEAARLGFAIYVADDPRVAIWFNKWIKRFFPGVETAVCAIYARDGDIWTRMNKIWVPDSRNDLKQNRASDFALGWSEEDRNRQVRRWDVKKPYVLFCRHPNMGDDFPIANPQRFTELVIYPQVQENLILAVRMSASELRSATNVHYEGKIREWRITVPQETRNEFASYGENIR; from the exons ATGTACCCAAAACTCGTCGCTCTTGATACAGA CTGGACCCTCTTTTGGGGTTGGCTCAACGTCAACGAATGGGGTAAGGGCCCGGGCGCGTATTCCCCTACCGAAGACAACATCGAGAAGAGGAACTATTGGGAAATTCAGGATCGAAC TAATCACAGCAGAGCCTGCGGCATGTACGCTGATGTGCCGAAGATAATACAGGATATCTTGAAGAACGGGGCAAAACTGGCCATTGTCTCTCGGAATACGAGCAAAGCCAT GTGTGACAGGGCCCTTTGGCACTGGACTGTCCAGGATCAACATGGGAATGACAAGCGGCTCATCGAGCTCGTTAATTTTGACGAAGTGTACGATG CCGATAAAACGACCCACTTTCGTAAGATCAAGGGCTGGACAAACTTTGACTACTCTGACATG ATCCTCTTTGATGATGAGGCGATCAACAACACCGTTGAGATGATGCTCG GCGtgactttccatgtttcGCGAGATCAAAAGGGCCTGACCTGGCAGAACTATCGGGAGGGACTGGATATATGGCAACGAACCAAAGCTATCCACAGCCCATGGCATGGAACAACCTTGAACAGTTACCCCAAGAGAAAGCTCATCGGATTTTCGGGGATGGACATGGGAACTATCCGACAACTTGAAGCTGGAGGGAGGCGAACCGATAGGAAAGAAGCTGCGAGATTGGGCTTTGCCATTTATGTCGCGGACGACCCTCGGGT GGCAATTTGGTTTAATAAGTGGATCAAACGTTTCTTTCCCGGGGTTGAAACCGCCGTTTGTGCCATCTACGCTCGAGATGGGGATATATGGACTCGAATGAACAAG ATTTGGGTGCCTGACAGTCGCAACGATCTCAAGCAAAACAGGGCGTCAGATTTTGCGCTCGGCTGGAGCGAGGAGGATCGAAACCGTCAAGTAAGGCGGTGGGATGTGAAGAAGCCCTACGTCCTCTTCTGCCGGCATCCGAACATGGGGGACGACTTTCCTATAGCCAACCCTCAGCGGTTTACCGAACTCGTGATATATCCACAGGTTCAGGAGAACCTGATCTTGGCGGTCCGCATGTCAGCAAGTGAACTGAGGTCTGCGACCAATGTTCATTACGAAGGGAAGATTCGCGAATGGCGCATCACGGTTCCTCAAGAAACCCGAAACGAGTTTGCGAGTTACGGTGAAAACATCCGCTGA
- a CDS encoding uncharacterized protein (BUSCO:EOG09264DMU), translating into MSTQSLTTRVIMIGLGGATSSGKTTLAKHLQNCLPNSHILHQDDFVPPAEKLPKDPEFGFENWDDPEGAVEWDRMANYLIELKKTGVLGEHHSVDSFNQNAAVPVGDEVISKWKELSKKVFAERQSRGENLVWIIVDGFLLYWDERIVSTLDVKAFIRIPEDVAKARREARSYYTPEGDTWSDPPQYWEKIVWPAYLKAHKHIFERDDVLSGAPKGNDLMVFESTKVEMKDMVNAVMEKIVEVSS; encoded by the exons ATGAGCACACAATCTCTGACGACACGCGTTATCATGATTGGCCTTGG CGGGGCCACATCATCAGGGAAAACTACCCTCGCTAAGCACCTTCAGAATTGCCTCCCGAACAGCCACATTCTGCACCAGGAT GATTTTGTGCCC CCTGCTGAAAAACTTCCGAAGGACCCAGAATTCGGTTTCGAGAACTGGGACGATCCAGAAGGGGCCGTAGAATGGGATCGCATGGCCAACTACCTCatcgagttgaagaagacaGGTGTCCTCGGTGAACACCATTCCGTCGATAGTTTCAACCAAAACGCTGCTGTTCCCGTCGGTGACGAAGTCATCTCGAAATGGAAGGAGCTCAGTAAGAAGGTCTTTGCAGAACGCCAATCCCGGGGCGAAAATCTCGTCTGGATCATAGTTGATGGTTTCTTGTTGTACTGGGACGAG CGCATCGTTTCAACTCTCGACGTGAAGGCGTTCATTCGTATTCCTGAAGATGTTGCCAAGGCTAGGCGAGAGGCCCGCTCCTACTACACGCCTG AGGGGGATACGTGGAGCGATCCTCCACAGTACTGGGAAAAGATTGTTTGGCCCGCGTACCTCAAAGCTCACAAACACATATTCGAGCGCGATGATGTCTTGTCTGGTGCTCCCAAAGGAAACGACCTGATGGTCTTCGAAAGTACAAAGGTAGAGATGAAGGACATGGTTAACGCCGTGATGGAGAAGATCGTAGAAGTTTCATCCTAA